A genomic region of Rhodanobacter sp. contains the following coding sequences:
- a CDS encoding family 20 glycosylhydrolase: protein MSRPLAACMFGLCLLISGAAAAAVSIVPEPRHLAEEPGYYRLDAQTRVTAPDDARGRQIAGFLREAIQAQTGVRVREGKGAHAIVLKLDPMVRGEEAYRLAVTPSGVTISASTEKGLFWGVQTLRQLLPLEKSARVDIPAVRIEDAPAYPWRGVMLDVSRHFYPVSFVEKQLDLLSYYKINTFHWHLTDDQGWRIQIKRYPKLTSVGAWRTEADGTRYGGFYTQAQIREVVDYARQRNITVIPEIEMPGHSVAAIAAYPELSCDKKQVAVTTAWGVHKNIDCVGDEGTFTFLENVLDEVLPLFPSKYVHIGGDETPKVAWHDCASCQALMHKLGLKDEDGLQSYFIKRIQRYLESKGKTLVGWDEILEGGADTQAVIEAWRGADEQAKALANGNRVVVAGPFYIDRALDSLTVKDVFQTDIANDSSPDDAKTDAAVFAAHRAQLLGGEAPLWSERANPYNAESKLYPRVLAFAENLWRGDAHDEVAWADFQQRLQAQYPRLDAWHVAYGPEDRAVVQYTITADKDGGWQLHAQRGFDDVVNHYTLTTGGLGGGMPAASSPSFTDTVTLRHAGTLQVVPYRKGLRYDEPTRFTLVDSLATGKPLSLVHPVSPKYAPATALTDGVLGGDDFHDGQWSGWNDHDIDATIDLQKTTAIHAIAVDFMQDTGSRILPPRTVTFQVSGDGTHWTTVDAQQPRADLLDPRARVFHVAFDAGKPLETRYIRVAASRYATVPATFPDGAGNTWLFADEILVK, encoded by the coding sequence ATGTCTCGACCGTTGGCGGCCTGCATGTTTGGCCTGTGCCTTTTGATTTCCGGTGCTGCTGCGGCGGCGGTGTCCATCGTTCCCGAGCCGCGGCATCTCGCCGAGGAGCCGGGTTACTACCGGCTCGACGCGCAGACGCGCGTGACGGCGCCCGACGACGCACGCGGCCGGCAGATCGCCGGTTTCCTGCGCGAGGCCATCCAGGCGCAGACCGGCGTGCGGGTGCGCGAAGGCAAGGGCGCGCACGCCATCGTGCTGAAGCTCGACCCCATGGTGCGAGGTGAGGAGGCCTATCGCCTCGCGGTGACGCCATCCGGCGTCACGATCAGCGCTTCCACCGAGAAGGGCCTGTTCTGGGGCGTGCAGACGCTGCGCCAGCTGTTGCCACTGGAGAAATCGGCGCGCGTGGACATTCCCGCGGTGCGCATCGAGGACGCGCCGGCCTATCCGTGGCGCGGCGTGATGCTGGACGTCAGCCGGCATTTCTATCCGGTGAGTTTCGTCGAGAAGCAGCTCGACCTGCTCAGCTACTACAAGATCAACACCTTCCACTGGCACCTCACCGACGACCAGGGCTGGCGCATCCAGATCAAGCGCTATCCGAAGCTCACCAGCGTCGGCGCCTGGCGCACCGAGGCGGACGGCACGCGCTACGGCGGCTTCTACACGCAGGCGCAGATCCGCGAAGTGGTGGACTATGCGCGCCAGCGCAACATCACCGTGATCCCCGAGATCGAGATGCCGGGGCACAGCGTGGCGGCGATCGCGGCCTATCCCGAGCTGTCGTGCGACAAGAAACAGGTGGCCGTGACCACCGCCTGGGGCGTGCACAAGAACATCGACTGCGTGGGCGACGAGGGCACCTTCACCTTCCTGGAGAACGTGCTGGACGAGGTGCTGCCGCTGTTCCCGTCGAAGTACGTGCACATCGGCGGCGACGAGACGCCCAAGGTCGCCTGGCACGACTGCGCGTCCTGCCAGGCCTTGATGCACAAGCTGGGCTTGAAGGACGAGGACGGCCTGCAGAGCTACTTCATCAAGCGCATCCAGCGTTACCTCGAAAGCAAGGGCAAGACCCTGGTCGGCTGGGACGAGATCCTCGAAGGCGGCGCCGACACGCAGGCCGTCATCGAAGCCTGGCGCGGCGCGGACGAGCAGGCCAAGGCGCTGGCGAACGGCAATCGCGTGGTGGTCGCCGGGCCGTTCTACATCGACCGCGCGCTGGACTCGCTCACCGTCAAGGACGTGTTCCAGACCGACATCGCCAACGACAGCAGCCCGGATGACGCGAAGACGGACGCCGCCGTGTTCGCGGCGCACCGCGCGCAATTGCTGGGCGGCGAGGCGCCGCTGTGGAGCGAGCGTGCGAACCCGTACAACGCCGAATCCAAGCTGTACCCGCGCGTGCTGGCCTTCGCGGAAAACCTGTGGCGCGGCGACGCGCACGACGAGGTGGCGTGGGCGGATTTCCAGCAGCGCCTGCAGGCGCAATATCCACGGCTGGATGCCTGGCACGTGGCCTACGGGCCGGAGGATCGCGCGGTGGTGCAGTACACGATCACCGCGGACAAAGACGGCGGCTGGCAGCTGCACGCGCAACGCGGTTTCGACGATGTGGTGAACCACTACACGCTGACCACGGGCGGGCTGGGTGGCGGCATGCCCGCGGCCAGCTCGCCATCGTTCACCGATACGGTGACCTTGCGCCACGCCGGAACGCTGCAGGTGGTGCCCTATCGCAAGGGGCTGCGCTACGACGAGCCGACCCGCTTCACGCTGGTGGACAGCCTCGCCACCGGCAAGCCGCTGAGCCTCGTCCATCCGGTGTCGCCGAAGTACGCGCCCGCCACCGCGCTGACCGACGGCGTGCTGGGCGGCGACGACTTCCACGACGGCCAATGGTCGGGCTGGAACGACCACGACATCGACGCCACCATCGACCTGCAGAAAACCACCGCGATCCACGCGATTGCGGTGGATTTCATGCAGGACACCGGCTCGCGCATCCTGCCGCCGCGCACGGTGACTTTCCAGGTTTCCGGCGACGGGACGCACTGGACCACGGTCGATGCGCAGCAGCCCAGGGCCGACCTGCTGGATCCGCGCGCACGGGTATTCCATGTGGCGTTCGATGCAGGCAAGCCGCTGGAAACGCGCTACATCCGGGTTGCCGCGAGCCGCTATGCCACGGTGCCTGCTACCTTCCCGGATGGTGCGGGGAACACCTGGCTGTTCGCGGACGAGATCCTGGTGAAGTGA